A stretch of Pseudomonadota bacterium DNA encodes these proteins:
- the asnB gene encoding asparagine synthase (glutamine-hydrolyzing), whose translation LYLLFHMCGIAGIFNLASNQPPERRTLETMIYTLHHRGPDGYGFFHNEKVGLAHARLSIIDLEGGWQPIYNEDKTIAIVFNGEIFNYPELRRELINRGHRFSTHSDTEVIVHLYEEKGKNCLDELNGQFALAIYDERKKSLFLARDRMGIRPLFYTIHDGRLYFSSEIKAIFAADPELPRAINTGVLQEIFTFWSPAANETIFSGVRQLGPGCRMIINADGGITEEQYWDIPFHPDTISNKKEMQLAEELRQLLIDAVRLRLRADVPVGAYLSGGLDSSAITSLIRNYTNNDLKTFSVTFADRVYDEQPQQRLMVDYLHTDHHEIRCDYPAIAAAFPDVIRHTETPILRTAPTPLFLLSSLVHDHHYKVVLTGEGADEILGGYDIFKEAKIRAFIARNPDSPMRAILLKRLYPYLALSPAKSTAYARKFFDTDAPLDDPFYAHRPRWKNTSGIQRFLVDEISGREGPTPLEKLEDLWAGKLNGLDYFSRAQFLESRLLLGNYLLSSQGDRMIMAHSVEGRFPFLDHRLVAFAGTIPPRLRMKALNEKNILKKAMADILPPDIVRRKKQPYMAPDILSFFGDREADYLDYYLSPARIKEVGLFKPEAVNALLSKCRKKARQGFRENMALIGILSTQILYDTFIKQKIGDRPRFLAL comes from the coding sequence CCTTATACCTTTTATTTCATATGTGTGGCATAGCCGGAATTTTCAACCTTGCATCAAACCAGCCGCCAGAGCGCCGGACCCTGGAAACCATGATCTACACCCTGCACCATCGCGGGCCGGACGGCTATGGCTTTTTTCATAATGAAAAAGTGGGGCTGGCCCACGCCCGCCTGAGCATCATCGACCTTGAGGGCGGCTGGCAGCCCATCTACAACGAGGATAAAACCATCGCCATCGTCTTCAATGGCGAGATCTTCAACTACCCCGAGCTGCGCCGTGAGTTAATTAATCGCGGCCATCGTTTCTCCACCCATTCCGATACCGAGGTCATTGTCCATCTCTACGAGGAAAAGGGCAAAAACTGTCTGGATGAGCTGAATGGTCAGTTTGCCCTGGCCATTTATGACGAACGGAAAAAATCACTTTTTCTGGCCCGCGACCGCATGGGCATCCGCCCCTTGTTTTACACCATCCATGATGGTCGCCTGTACTTTAGCTCTGAGATTAAAGCCATTTTCGCTGCCGATCCCGAGCTGCCCCGGGCCATCAATACCGGAGTGCTGCAGGAAATCTTCACTTTCTGGAGCCCGGCGGCCAATGAAACAATTTTCTCAGGCGTGCGACAGCTGGGACCCGGATGCCGCATGATCATCAATGCCGACGGCGGCATTACTGAGGAACAATACTGGGACATTCCTTTTCATCCGGATACTATCTCTAATAAGAAAGAAATGCAGTTGGCCGAGGAGCTCCGCCAGCTGCTGATAGATGCCGTGAGGCTCCGCCTGCGGGCCGACGTGCCGGTAGGAGCCTATTTGAGCGGCGGCCTGGATTCTTCGGCGATCACTTCCCTGATCAGAAATTACACCAATAACGATCTGAAAACCTTCTCCGTCACTTTTGCTGACCGGGTTTATGATGAGCAGCCCCAGCAGCGACTGATGGTGGATTATCTGCATACCGATCACCATGAAATCCGCTGCGACTATCCTGCGATTGCCGCCGCCTTTCCTGATGTCATCCGCCACACGGAAACCCCGATTCTGCGCACCGCGCCGACGCCACTCTTTCTGCTCTCATCCCTGGTCCATGATCACCATTATAAAGTAGTCCTGACCGGCGAGGGTGCCGATGAGATACTGGGAGGCTATGATATTTTCAAAGAGGCTAAAATCAGGGCATTTATCGCCAGAAATCCGGATTCGCCCATGCGGGCAATACTGCTCAAACGCCTCTATCCCTACCTGGCCCTTTCCCCGGCCAAATCGACGGCATATGCCCGGAAATTCTTTGATACCGATGCCCCCCTGGATGACCCCTTCTACGCCCACCGCCCCCGCTGGAAAAACACCAGCGGCATCCAGCGTTTTCTGGTTGATGAGATCAGCGGCCGGGAAGGACCAACGCCCCTGGAGAAACTGGAAGATCTGTGGGCTGGCAAGTTGAATGGCCTGGACTATTTTTCCCGGGCCCAGTTTCTGGAAAGCCGGTTGCTGTTGGGGAACTACCTGCTCAGCTCCCAAGGGGACCGCATGATCATGGCCCACTCGGTGGAAGGACGATTTCCTTTCCTGGATCACCGGCTGGTAGCATTTGCCGGCACCATCCCGCCCCGCCTGCGGATGAAAGCCTTGAATGAGAAAAATATCCTCAAAAAAGCCATGGCCGACATCCTGCCACCCGACATCGTCCGGCGTAAAAAACAGCCCTACATGGCCCCGGACATTTTAAGCTTTTTCGGCGACCGCGAAGCCGACTACCTGGACTATTACCTGTCACCGGCCAGAATCAAAGAAGTCGGACTCTTCAAACCGGAAGCCGTGAACGCCCTGCTGAGCAAGTGCCGCAAAAAAGCCCGCCAGGGCTTCCGTGAAAACATGGCCCTGATCGGCATCCTGTCAACTCAGATACTCTACGACACATTCATAAAACAGAAAATAGGGGACAGACCACGGTTTTTGGCCCTGTGA
- a CDS encoding sigma-54 dependent transcriptional regulator yields MLPSPNLNPHAQLLIVDDEASMCEFLEIILQKNGYQVSSRQSAREAVRDLETGTFDLVISDINMPEMSGLELLQLIKKKTPSTEVIMITAYASTDTAIQAMKRGAYDYIIKPFNNDEILLTIEKALKNSQLQRENRRLQQELEKRYGFGNLIGKSPAMLKVYELIQRVAQTRANILVTGESGTGKELVARAIHYTGPRKDQPFVTVNCGAIPEQLMESEFFGHEKGAFTGASKTRDGYFAAADGGTIFLDEIGEIPPALQVKLLRVIQEKSFMRVGSTMERAVDVQVLSATNRELEEEVNKGNFREDLFYRLNVITINLPPLRERGSDIPLLARHFLQQYNQEYGRGIGDISLDAINIMLNYGFPGNVRELENIIERGVIMETGTAITPASLPPAMTRPASNGTGVDLRLPEDGLDLEKTLAELELQLINQALEHCDHNKTKAAKLLGLSFRSFRYRLEKLDL; encoded by the coding sequence ATGCTGCCATCCCCCAATTTAAATCCTCACGCCCAGCTTCTCATCGTTGATGATGAAGCCAGCATGTGCGAATTTCTGGAAATAATCCTGCAGAAAAACGGTTACCAGGTCAGCAGCCGGCAGTCGGCCCGGGAAGCCGTCAGAGATCTTGAAACCGGAACCTTCGACCTGGTAATATCCGACATCAATATGCCTGAGATGTCCGGGCTGGAACTTTTGCAGCTGATCAAGAAAAAAACGCCAAGCACCGAAGTCATCATGATTACCGCCTATGCCTCCACCGATACCGCCATCCAGGCAATGAAGCGGGGTGCTTATGACTATATTATCAAGCCCTTCAATAACGATGAAATCCTGCTGACCATCGAAAAGGCCCTGAAGAATTCACAGTTGCAAAGGGAAAACCGGCGACTGCAGCAGGAACTGGAAAAACGCTACGGCTTTGGCAACCTGATCGGCAAAAGCCCGGCCATGCTCAAGGTCTACGAATTAATCCAGCGGGTGGCCCAGACCAGAGCCAACATCCTGGTTACCGGCGAATCGGGCACCGGCAAGGAACTGGTTGCCCGGGCCATCCATTACACCGGCCCCCGCAAGGACCAGCCCTTTGTCACCGTCAATTGCGGCGCCATCCCCGAGCAGCTGATGGAAAGTGAGTTTTTCGGCCATGAGAAGGGGGCCTTTACCGGGGCGAGCAAAACCAGGGACGGCTATTTCGCCGCTGCTGACGGCGGCACCATTTTTCTGGATGAGATCGGTGAAATCCCCCCGGCCCTGCAGGTAAAACTGCTGCGGGTAATTCAGGAAAAAAGTTTCATGCGAGTGGGAAGTACGATGGAACGGGCGGTGGATGTCCAGGTGCTTTCGGCCACCAACCGGGAGCTGGAAGAGGAAGTCAACAAGGGAAATTTCCGTGAAGATCTTTTCTACCGGCTGAATGTCATCACCATCAATCTGCCACCGCTACGGGAGCGGGGCAGCGACATCCCCCTGCTGGCCAGGCATTTTCTCCAGCAATACAATCAGGAATATGGGCGCGGCATCGGCGATATCAGCCTGGACGCCATCAACATCATGCTGAACTACGGCTTTCCGGGCAATGTCCGGGAGCTGGAAAATATTATTGAGCGCGGCGTCATCATGGAAACAGGCACCGCCATCACCCCGGCCAGTCTGCCACCGGCCATGACCAGGCCGGCAAGCAATGGAACCGGAGTCGACCTGCGGCTGCCGGAAGACGGCCTTGACCTGGAAAAAACTCTGGCCGAATTAGAACTCCAGCTCATCAACCAGGCGCTGGAACACTGCGACCACAATAAGACTAAGGCGGCCAAGCTCCTCGGCCTTTCCTTCCGCTCTTTCCGCTACCGGCTGGAAAAACTTGACCTTTAG
- a CDS encoding ATP-binding protein yields MSFTPKRIRILLAFRVCIVTILLGILILFDFTWPDNSIPLSYSLYLYIALVYLITIIYAVLLYKKVNQQRFLFTQLAIDVILISILLLLTGGFYSLFFPLYYFIILGSSLFLERQKNLALLLLCCLSYTAVIICHFSPPASDILALPLLTANAHGTFASALFLRLTSFLIFAFILRLITREHQKTREALKQKESDLAEIKRISDHIVQSIDSGLLTIDNQMTIISLNKAGEQLLGRSLSSVLKRPLDMLMPELPELQEGKALLRHELDYHHPDGRRLTLGYSITDLENETGEQLGKIVVFQDLTELKKIEQQLKIADRLAVLGRLSASMAHEIRNPMAAIRGSVEMLHSELKLEDPTHAKLMQIILRESDRLNRLIGDFLSFARQDSREQKNIDLTAILKDIVFLFRNQFPRISFAETFASGEQLVSGNPDQIRQVFWNLYKNAIEAVEEDGSIKLNSIVKKNPAGYGKNSEPVIKVIIEDDGPGIPAEVAGNIFEPFFTTKKEGTGLGLFIVFQLLKLNGGTIAIQNPASSSGCQTIVSFPLANAAKKIPEDSRPAADR; encoded by the coding sequence ATGTCTTTCACTCCTAAAAGGATCCGAATTCTCCTGGCCTTCCGGGTCTGCATCGTCACCATCCTGCTGGGGATCCTGATTCTTTTTGATTTTACCTGGCCTGACAACAGCATTCCCCTTTCCTATTCCCTCTATCTGTACATTGCCCTTGTCTACCTGATCACCATCATCTACGCCGTGCTGCTCTATAAAAAGGTCAATCAGCAACGCTTTCTCTTCACCCAGCTGGCCATTGATGTCATCCTGATCAGCATCCTGTTGTTGCTGACCGGAGGATTCTACAGCCTTTTTTTTCCGTTGTACTATTTTATCATCCTTGGCAGCTCGCTCTTTCTTGAGCGGCAGAAGAACCTGGCATTACTGCTCCTCTGTTGCCTTTCATATACGGCGGTCATCATTTGTCACTTCTCCCCCCCGGCAAGCGATATCCTGGCCCTGCCGCTGCTGACAGCCAATGCCCACGGCACTTTTGCTTCCGCCCTTTTTCTGCGGCTGACATCATTTCTCATTTTCGCCTTCATTCTCCGGCTGATCACCCGGGAACACCAGAAAACCCGGGAGGCTCTAAAACAGAAGGAAAGCGACCTGGCGGAAATCAAGCGCATCAGTGATCATATTGTCCAGTCAATTGACAGCGGCCTGCTTACCATTGACAATCAAATGACTATCATTTCGCTGAACAAGGCCGGAGAACAACTGCTCGGCCGCTCTCTTTCATCAGTGTTGAAGCGCCCGCTGGATATGCTGATGCCGGAGCTGCCGGAATTACAGGAAGGGAAAGCCCTGCTTCGCCATGAGCTTGACTATCACCACCCGGACGGCAGGCGGCTGACCCTCGGCTACTCCATCACCGACCTGGAAAACGAAACCGGTGAGCAATTGGGAAAAATCGTAGTTTTTCAGGACCTGACTGAATTGAAAAAAATTGAACAACAGCTGAAGATTGCCGACCGACTGGCGGTGCTGGGACGACTTTCGGCCAGCATGGCCCATGAAATTCGCAATCCAATGGCCGCCATCCGCGGCTCGGTGGAAATGCTGCACAGCGAACTTAAGCTGGAAGATCCAACCCATGCTAAATTGATGCAGATTATTTTGCGGGAATCAGACCGGCTTAACCGCTTGATCGGCGATTTTCTCTCCTTCGCCCGTCAGGACAGCCGGGAACAAAAAAATATTGACCTGACAGCCATACTCAAGGATATCGTTTTTCTCTTCCGCAACCAGTTTCCCCGGATCAGCTTCGCTGAAACTTTTGCATCGGGAGAACAGCTGGTTAGCGGAAATCCCGATCAGATAAGGCAGGTATTCTGGAATCTCTACAAGAATGCCATCGAAGCAGTGGAAGAAGATGGCAGCATTAAGCTCAACAGTATAGTAAAGAAAAATCCCGCCGGATACGGGAAAAACAGTGAACCAGTCATCAAGGTCATCATTGAAGACGACGGCCCCGGGATTCCGGCTGAAGTGGCCGGCAATATTTTCGAACCATTCTTCACTACCAAAAAGGAAGGCACCGGCCTCGGCCTGTTCATCGTTTTTCAGCTGTTGAAACTCAACGGCGGCACCATCGCCATTCAAAATCCGGCAAGCAGTTCAGGATGCCAGACAATAGTAAGCTTCCCCCTGGCGAACGCTGCAAAAAAAATCCCTGAAGACTCCCGGCCGGCTGCCGATAGATAA
- a CDS encoding type II secretion system F family protein encodes MTVFLWQGKDRQGKKVKGEIEALSDSMVILGLRKKGITQVKVKKKPKEIQITLPFLKGRVPEKNVVVFTRQFATMINAGLPIIQCLEIQSSQQDHKEFQQVLITIKENVEKGETLAEALRHHPKVFDSLYCNMVDAGEMGGALDVILNRLAFFMEKNMKLKKKVKGALVYPASVLSVAVIVVAIMMIFVIPSFQKMFTGFGADLPWLTQVVVNISHFMRNNVLLMIFGLIILAIAFRQIYKTTKGRTFFDRTFLKLPVFGILLRKVAVAKFTRTLGTMISSGVPILTSLGIVAKTAGNIIIENAIIATKDSISQGKTIAEPLGDSGIFPPMVVQMISVGESTGALDDMLNKIADFYDDEVDAAVAALTSMIEPLMMVFLGTILGTMIVAMYLPIFQLGSVVH; translated from the coding sequence ATGACTGTTTTTCTATGGCAAGGCAAGGACCGGCAAGGCAAAAAGGTGAAGGGAGAAATCGAAGCCCTGTCTGACAGTATGGTCATCCTCGGCCTGCGCAAAAAGGGAATAACTCAGGTCAAGGTCAAGAAAAAGCCGAAAGAAATCCAGATCACCCTGCCTTTTCTCAAGGGCCGGGTACCGGAAAAAAACGTGGTGGTCTTTACCCGGCAGTTTGCCACCATGATTAATGCCGGACTGCCGATCATTCAGTGTCTTGAAATCCAGTCATCACAGCAGGACCACAAGGAATTCCAACAGGTATTAATCACCATCAAGGAAAATGTCGAAAAAGGTGAAACCCTGGCCGAAGCCCTGCGTCATCATCCCAAGGTTTTTGATTCCCTCTACTGCAACATGGTAGATGCCGGGGAAATGGGCGGCGCCCTGGATGTCATCCTCAACCGCCTGGCCTTTTTCATGGAAAAGAACATGAAACTGAAGAAAAAGGTCAAGGGAGCCCTGGTCTATCCGGCCTCGGTGCTGTCAGTTGCGGTTATCGTCGTCGCCATCATGATGATTTTTGTTATTCCGTCCTTCCAGAAGATGTTTACCGGATTTGGCGCCGACCTGCCCTGGCTGACCCAGGTGGTGGTCAACATCAGTCACTTCATGCGCAACAATGTCCTGCTCATGATTTTCGGCCTGATTATTCTGGCCATTGCCTTCAGACAGATCTACAAAACCACCAAAGGCCGGACCTTTTTTGACCGGACATTTCTCAAACTGCCGGTTTTCGGCATCCTGCTGCGCAAGGTGGCGGTGGCTAAATTCACCCGCACCCTGGGAACCATGATCTCCAGTGGCGTGCCTATCCTTACCTCACTGGGAATTGTAGCCAAAACCGCGGGCAATATCATTATTGAAAACGCCATCATAGCCACCAAAGACAGTATCAGCCAGGGGAAAACTATTGCCGAACCGCTGGGGGACAGCGGTATTTTCCCGCCCATGGTGGTACAGATGATTTCGGTGGGAGAATCCACCGGCGCCCTGGATGACATGCTCAACAAGATCGCTGATTTCTACGATGACGAGGTGGATGCCGCCGTGGCCGCCCTGACTTCGATGATCGAACCACTGATGATGGTTTTCCTGGGCACGATACTGGGAACCATGATCGTCGCCATGTATCTGCCGATCTTCCAACTGGGCTCAGTGGTACATTAA
- a CDS encoding type IV pilus twitching motility protein PilT: MATLHQLLKTMYDEGASDLHITSATPPQLRIDGKLYPLDLPPLTPTDTKQMCYSILTDTQKHRFEEENELDLSFGIKGISRFRANIFVQRGTVAGAFRAIPFEIKTFEELGLPPIIKELSKKPSGLVLVTGPTGSGKTTTLSAMIDQINRERHEHIITIEDPIEFVHPHKKCIVNQREIKSDTETFAQALRYILRQDPDVVLVGELRDLETVASSLTVAETGHLTMATLHTNSCAQTINRIIDIFPSHQQPQIRSQLSFVLEGVISQQLLPRSNGKGRVMAMEIMIPNSAIRNLIREDKVHQIYSQMQVGQAKFAMQTMNQSLANLYQRGLISFTDALGKSNDPTELRQMLGNLAI, translated from the coding sequence ATGGCAACTTTGCATCAACTACTCAAAACCATGTACGATGAAGGTGCTTCTGATCTCCACATCACCTCGGCAACACCACCGCAGTTGCGGATCGACGGCAAGCTCTACCCTCTGGACCTGCCGCCTTTGACCCCGACAGATACCAAGCAGATGTGTTACAGTATTCTCACAGACACCCAGAAGCATCGTTTTGAGGAAGAAAACGAACTGGACCTGTCGTTCGGCATCAAGGGAATAAGCCGCTTTCGGGCCAATATCTTTGTTCAGCGCGGCACGGTAGCCGGGGCCTTTCGGGCCATTCCTTTTGAAATCAAGACATTTGAAGAGCTGGGACTGCCGCCGATCATCAAGGAACTGAGCAAAAAACCTTCGGGACTGGTCCTGGTAACCGGCCCCACCGGCAGCGGTAAAACCACCACCCTGTCGGCAATGATCGATCAGATCAACCGTGAACGCCACGAACATATCATCACCATTGAAGATCCCATCGAGTTTGTCCACCCGCACAAAAAATGCATCGTCAACCAGCGGGAAATAAAATCAGATACTGAAACCTTTGCCCAGGCCCTGCGCTACATTCTCCGTCAGGATCCGGACGTGGTCCTGGTTGGCGAATTACGGGATCTGGAAACGGTGGCATCATCGCTGACGGTAGCCGAAACCGGCCACCTGACCATGGCCACCCTGCATACCAACAGCTGCGCCCAGACCATCAACCGGATCATCGATATTTTTCCTTCACATCAGCAGCCCCAGATCCGTTCCCAACTCTCTTTTGTCCTTGAAGGGGTGATTTCCCAGCAGCTGCTGCCCCGCAGTAACGGTAAAGGCCGGGTTATGGCGATGGAAATCATGATCCCCAACTCGGCAATTCGAAACCTGATCAGGGAAGATAAAGTCCACCAGATATATTCCCAGATGCAGGTAGGACAAGCAAAATTCGCCATGCAGACCATGAACCAGTCGCTGGCCAATCTGTACCAGCGGGGATTGATCAGCTTTACCGATGCGCTGGGCAAAAGCAATGATCCAACAGAACTGCGCCAGATGCTCGGGAATCTGGCTATTTAA
- the pilB gene encoding type IV-A pilus assembly ATPase PilB, whose protein sequence is MHMSLKNKRLGEMLVSTKLISEAQLNQALQEQKMNGGRLGSKLVQLGYISEDDLVNFLCVQYGVPAVNLKDFKIDEQVATLIPNDLVNKYMTIPINRVGSTLIVATCDPTNISAIDDIKFITGYNVEIVVASETMIKGTIEKLFDSSSMLEDVMSTFDDSEMELIQEEEDLNVSELKKETEDAPVIRLVNHILVDAIRKGASDVHLEPYEKMFRVRYRIDGVLYEVMKPPMKLKSAITSRVKIMSELDIAERRLPQDGRIKMKVGKGKTMDFRVSVLPTLFGEKIVLRLLDQSNLQLDMTKLGFEETPLKHVKEAIYQPFGMVLVTGPTGSGKTTTLYSALSELNKVSDNIMTAEDPVEFNLQGVNQVQIREKIKLTFASALRSFLRQDPDIILVGEMRDLETAEISIKAALTGHLVLSTLHTNDAPSTVTRLINMGVEPFLIVSSLNLVLAQRLARKICPNCREPADIPVKALVQSGMPEEVATEATCYKGKGCNDCNNTGYKGRIALYEVMPMTEELKSAVVDGANTIELKNMAIKNGMKTLRQSGLSKVLEGVTSFREVLRVTAKD, encoded by the coding sequence ATGCACATGAGCCTCAAAAATAAACGGCTGGGGGAAATGCTGGTCAGCACCAAGCTGATCAGCGAAGCCCAGCTGAATCAGGCCCTGCAGGAACAGAAAATGAATGGCGGCCGGCTCGGCTCCAAGCTGGTCCAGCTCGGCTATATCAGTGAAGATGACCTGGTTAACTTCCTCTGTGTTCAGTACGGGGTGCCGGCAGTCAACCTGAAAGATTTTAAGATCGATGAACAGGTCGCCACCCTGATTCCCAACGACCTGGTCAATAAATACATGACCATCCCCATCAACCGGGTGGGATCAACCCTGATTGTCGCCACCTGCGACCCCACTAACATTTCCGCCATCGATGACATAAAGTTCATCACCGGTTACAATGTTGAAATCGTAGTGGCCTCGGAAACGATGATCAAAGGAACCATTGAGAAACTCTTTGATTCATCGTCCATGCTTGAAGATGTCATGTCCACCTTCGATGACAGCGAAATGGAGCTGATTCAGGAAGAAGAGGACCTGAATGTCTCGGAGCTGAAAAAGGAAACCGAGGACGCCCCGGTTATCCGCCTGGTCAACCACATCCTGGTGGATGCCATCCGCAAAGGCGCCAGCGACGTCCACCTGGAACCATATGAAAAGATGTTCAGGGTCCGCTACCGGATTGACGGGGTGCTTTACGAGGTGATGAAGCCGCCCATGAAACTGAAAAGCGCCATCACCTCCCGGGTCAAAATCATGTCGGAACTGGACATTGCCGAACGGCGACTGCCCCAGGACGGCCGGATCAAAATGAAAGTCGGCAAGGGCAAGACCATGGATTTCCGGGTCTCAGTCCTACCCACTCTCTTCGGTGAAAAAATTGTTCTGCGCCTGCTGGATCAGTCTAACCTGCAGCTGGATATGACCAAGCTGGGGTTTGAGGAAACACCCCTTAAACACGTAAAAGAAGCCATTTACCAGCCCTTCGGCATGGTTCTGGTAACCGGACCCACCGGTAGCGGCAAAACCACCACCCTGTATTCCGCCCTCAGTGAACTGAATAAAGTTTCAGATAATATTATGACCGCTGAAGATCCGGTGGAATTCAACTTGCAAGGGGTTAACCAGGTACAGATCAGGGAAAAGATCAAACTGACCTTTGCTTCGGCCCTCAGATCTTTCCTGCGCCAGGATCCGGATATTATCCTGGTGGGCGAAATGCGGGATCTGGAAACGGCTGAGATCAGCATCAAAGCGGCTCTCACCGGCCATCTGGTTCTCTCTACCCTGCATACCAATGACGCACCCAGCACGGTAACCCGGCTGATAAATATGGGAGTTGAGCCCTTTTTAATCGTTTCATCCCTGAACCTGGTCCTGGCCCAGCGGCTGGCCCGGAAAATCTGCCCCAATTGCCGGGAGCCCGCGGACATCCCGGTCAAAGCCCTGGTCCAGAGCGGCATGCCCGAAGAGGTAGCGACCGAGGCTACCTGTTACAAAGGTAAAGGCTGCAACGACTGTAACAATACCGGCTACAAAGGACGTATTGCCCTCTATGAAGTCATGCCGATGACCGAGGAGTTGAAAAGTGCGGTGGTTGATGGAGCCAATACCATTGAGCTCAAGAACATGGCGATCAAAAACGGAATGAAAACCCTGCGCCAGAGCGGACTTAGCAAAGTCCTGGAAGGGGTTACCAGCTTCAGGGAAGTATTGAGGGTAACTGCTAAGGATTAG
- a CDS encoding shikimate dehydrogenase — translation MEKNITSETLIYGIIGKPVNHSLSPKIHNTVFRLAEIDAVYLPFPVAPSRVETAIAGLRALNISGVNITIPHKETVFKYLDQLDDAARHIGAVNTITIRDGRLLGANTDWSGFADSLERQQLNPAGRRIAVLGSGGSARAVLYALGENNCKEIELFNRTFEKAVAMTDSFSRIFPKTRFKACRLEDFFQDAKRQSAAKIPDMVIDTLPGSIPFDPPEWLLRDGNQAVYYTINYGPAAERKKAPAGWTRIDGLEMLIRQAMRSFLIWMGNRFSLSEAEAFYEKVYRDLQSSTVS, via the coding sequence ATGGAGAAAAATATCACCAGCGAAACGTTAATTTATGGAATTATCGGAAAGCCGGTAAACCATTCTCTTTCACCGAAAATTCATAACACCGTCTTTCGCCTGGCGGAAATTGATGCCGTCTACCTGCCTTTCCCGGTAGCACCGTCCCGGGTGGAGACTGCAATTGCCGGCCTCCGGGCCCTTAACATCAGTGGAGTCAATATTACTATCCCCCACAAGGAAACGGTCTTTAAATATCTGGACCAGCTGGATGATGCCGCCCGCCATATCGGGGCGGTAAATACCATCACCATCCGGGATGGGCGGTTGCTTGGAGCCAACACCGACTGGAGCGGTTTTGCCGACTCCCTGGAACGCCAGCAGCTGAATCCGGCCGGTCGGCGGATTGCCGTCCTTGGAAGCGGCGGTTCCGCCAGGGCCGTTCTCTACGCCCTGGGGGAAAATAATTGTAAAGAAATCGAACTCTTCAACCGAACATTTGAAAAAGCAGTGGCAATGACTGATAGTTTTAGCCGCATCTTTCCAAAAACCCGGTTCAAAGCCTGCCGGCTGGAGGACTTTTTTCAGGATGCCAAGCGGCAATCAGCCGCCAAAATCCCGGACATGGTCATTGACACCTTGCCTGGCAGCATACCTTTTGATCCGCCAGAATGGCTGCTAAGGGATGGCAACCAGGCTGTTTATTATACCATCAATTACGGCCCGGCGGCAGAACGAAAAAAAGCACCAGCCGGCTGGACGCGGATTGATGGCCTGGAAATGCTCATCCGCCAGGCCATGAGAAGTTTTCTCATCTGGATGGGAAATCGGTTTTCCCTGTCCGAGGCGGAAGCATTCTATGAAAAAGTTTATCGGGACCTGCAATCATCAACAGTAAGTTAA